Part of the Paenibacillus sp. JNUCC32 genome is shown below.
GATCGAAGTGCTGGAAGCGCTGGATTTGCTTCCCCGAAGCAAAGGGGCAAAGGAGAGGATGGCATGAAAAAACATATTAAAGGCATGGCGCACCGGGGGTATCCAAGTAAATACCCTGAAAATACGTTAATATCTTTTCAAGCAGCTTGCGATTTGAATTTCACTCACCTGGAGTTAGATGTTCAATTAAGCAAGGATGGCATTCCGGTGGTCATCCATGATACTTCTGTCGACCGTATGACTGACAACGGAGCGGGGCGAGTGAAGGACTTGACGCTGGCCGAACTGAAGCAGCTGACGATTGACGGGACGGAGCGCATTCCAACCTTCGAAGAAGCGCTCGATTTATTAAAGGACCGGATCATCATTGATATTGAATTGAAGCAGATGGGCGATCTATACCCGGGGATGGAACAGCTTGTGCTCGATATGGTCAAGAAAAAAGGAATGCAGGGGCAGGTCTTCATCACATCTTTCGACCACTATTCCCTCGAAAGAGTAAGACAGCTTGACGATACAATCGGCCTTGGCCTGATCAACATTGGGGCTTCGCCGGCATTTTTTCCATTTGCCAAAGAGATCCATTGCGGCTACATGTCGATCGAACATCAACATATTACGGAGCCTTTCATCCATCGCTGTGCAGAAGAAGGCATTCAACTCATCTCATGGACAGTTAATCAAGAAAGCGACATGAAATTGGCAGCTCAATATCCTTCCTTGCTTATCTGCACGAACGAGCTGGAACTCTGGGCGAAGGTATCCGGCCAGAACGGGTAGTCCTGGGGTATGGCCGTGGACCGATACAACGTATATGCTTAAAAGTCGCACAGTTGCGGCTTTTTTTATTTTACGCAAATGAGGACGATTTCGAACTTTCCGCGCACGCTGCAGCCCTGAACAAGAAGGGCATGAACAGCACGGCTTTACCGCCGAAATTTTTCATGGGAGTTAACTCATCGTC
Proteins encoded:
- a CDS encoding glycerophosphodiester phosphodiesterase, which translates into the protein MKKHIKGMAHRGYPSKYPENTLISFQAACDLNFTHLELDVQLSKDGIPVVIHDTSVDRMTDNGAGRVKDLTLAELKQLTIDGTERIPTFEEALDLLKDRIIIDIELKQMGDLYPGMEQLVLDMVKKKGMQGQVFITSFDHYSLERVRQLDDTIGLGLINIGASPAFFPFAKEIHCGYMSIEHQHITEPFIHRCAEEGIQLISWTVNQESDMKLAAQYPSLLICTNELELWAKVSGQNG